One genomic window of Xanthobacter dioxanivorans includes the following:
- a CDS encoding YhaN family protein, with product MRFARLGLDRYGGFTDRELVFDPAARLVVIEGANEAGKSTALRAAGDVLFGIERTSPFNFLHRYKDMRLSATVLGPDGRAFAFIRVKRDRSTLLDPLTDAPLPDDALAPFLGTHQRGSFLEIFGLDQKRLRKGGEDLLAGGGELADALVTAAPGLRRIDALRARYAEEAGKVFNPARKTASHLFYQALDARKAARQNIREQELLAVDVRRLRSAAEAALLARAAAVEADMAAAQEAAWAELLCRAAGVLRQIEAEETALAALGALPDMPAGFVDKARAALAALETATAALARAVAEEARADAAHGAVAVDAVILDLATEVEACDEARAAVNKAREDLPRRRARAAEARALLARIAADLGLPDVDTLCAGLPPAPLLARAEALADRFKACSLGAQALASGLEEHARELARVEAAQAGLGPVEDPAPLRRRLDALDGAEERARGLEAGLARRAAAGTALDGRVLRLGQPGLTLDALAVLPLPAVAAAEALLRQVVETAEARARQDAAIADLAEQKQLAAARHAALDGGGTAPTEAAVAAARAVRDGLWQRLRPLALGERPAGDADRDAALDLDGALAAADHVADERQRETHRLAELSRLARDMADLDLRLGAAGGRRGEADAQAAAARAAWTSLFTASGLSFPADARAIAFLKDVEAIREARDELRRQEAEGETARAAVAFDRTSVAALRQDLGLAALGDAPLRMAEIRDAVERLERQHRDVRDQARDLARLARTRDDLARRKADLDAERAALDAEAADVLPRLAIRPGAPAEEMRAALGLWRSATSETAGLAGVEHQISAIERDEAAFAGRVADLARRTGEDPAGDPIALARHLRKRLEEARQASARAQAARDALDARRAAVAEATRERDRAHAAVAALRASAGAVPPDAFAAVLDRLDAASAMAGRAEEARRRLADMCRGRDVAAVRAATAGHDDATLAARAEEAGAAHALARAARDEAVARHAEAEAALRALDMREGAAHAAQAEQDAAAAIAEAVEDFGRNHVAARLLGRAIERYREAHQNPIVSRAAQAFATLTLGRWSGIGVDYEASTPRLGAMRAGEFHGVEKLSEGTADQLFLALRVAAIEEHARRATPLPFMADDLFVTFDEARTEAGLKLLAELGALTQVIVFTHHAHVGEAAERALGAACQRIRL from the coding sequence ATGAGGTTCGCCCGGCTCGGCCTCGACCGCTACGGCGGCTTCACCGATCGCGAGCTGGTGTTCGATCCGGCGGCGCGCCTCGTGGTGATCGAGGGCGCCAACGAGGCCGGAAAGAGCACCGCGCTGCGGGCCGCAGGCGACGTTCTGTTCGGCATCGAGCGCACCTCGCCCTTCAATTTCCTGCACCGCTACAAGGATATGCGCCTGTCGGCGACGGTGCTGGGGCCGGATGGCCGCGCGTTCGCCTTCATCCGGGTGAAGCGGGACCGCAGCACGCTGCTCGACCCGCTGACCGACGCGCCGCTGCCCGACGACGCCCTCGCGCCCTTCCTCGGCACGCACCAGCGCGGCTCCTTCCTGGAAATCTTCGGGCTGGACCAGAAGCGCCTGCGCAAGGGCGGAGAGGACCTGCTGGCGGGGGGAGGGGAGCTCGCCGACGCGCTGGTCACCGCGGCGCCCGGCCTCCGGCGCATCGACGCCCTGCGCGCCCGCTATGCCGAGGAGGCGGGCAAGGTGTTCAACCCCGCCCGCAAGACCGCGTCCCACCTGTTCTACCAGGCCCTCGACGCCCGCAAGGCTGCGCGGCAGAACATCCGCGAGCAGGAATTACTGGCCGTCGACGTGCGCCGCCTGCGCAGCGCCGCCGAGGCCGCGCTTTTGGCCCGCGCGGCGGCGGTGGAGGCGGACATGGCGGCGGCACAGGAGGCCGCCTGGGCGGAACTGCTCTGCCGGGCCGCCGGCGTGCTGCGCCAGATCGAGGCCGAGGAGACCGCGCTCGCGGCCCTCGGCGCCCTGCCGGACATGCCCGCCGGGTTCGTGGACAAGGCCCGTGCGGCGCTGGCCGCGCTGGAGACGGCCACGGCGGCGCTGGCCCGCGCCGTGGCGGAGGAGGCCCGGGCGGATGCGGCCCACGGGGCGGTGGCGGTGGATGCGGTCATCCTCGACCTCGCGACCGAGGTGGAGGCCTGCGACGAGGCGCGCGCCGCCGTGAACAAGGCGCGCGAGGACCTGCCGCGGCGCCGGGCCAGGGCAGCGGAGGCCCGCGCCCTGCTGGCGCGCATCGCCGCCGATCTCGGGCTGCCCGATGTGGACACCCTGTGCGCCGGCCTGCCGCCGGCGCCGCTGCTGGCCCGCGCCGAGGCGCTGGCCGATCGCTTCAAGGCGTGCAGCCTCGGCGCGCAGGCCCTCGCCTCCGGCCTCGAGGAGCACGCCCGCGAGCTGGCCCGGGTGGAGGCCGCGCAGGCGGGGCTCGGCCCGGTGGAGGACCCCGCGCCCCTGCGCCGGCGCCTCGACGCGCTGGATGGGGCGGAGGAGCGCGCGCGGGGTCTGGAGGCGGGCCTCGCCCGGCGCGCGGCGGCGGGCACGGCGCTCGACGGGCGGGTGCTGCGCCTTGGCCAGCCGGGCCTCACCCTGGACGCGCTGGCGGTCCTGCCGCTGCCGGCGGTGGCGGCGGCCGAGGCGCTGCTGCGCCAGGTGGTCGAGACGGCGGAGGCGCGCGCCCGCCAGGACGCCGCGATCGCCGACCTCGCGGAGCAGAAGCAACTGGCGGCGGCGCGCCATGCGGCCCTCGATGGCGGGGGCACCGCGCCCACCGAGGCCGCCGTCGCCGCCGCCCGCGCGGTCCGCGACGGGCTGTGGCAGCGCCTGCGCCCGCTCGCTTTGGGCGAACGGCCGGCCGGCGACGCCGACCGGGATGCGGCGCTGGACCTGGATGGGGCGCTGGCAGCGGCGGACCATGTGGCCGACGAGCGCCAGCGGGAGACCCATCGCCTTGCCGAGCTGTCCCGGCTCGCCCGCGACATGGCCGACCTCGACCTGCGCCTGGGCGCGGCCGGCGGCCGGCGCGGGGAGGCCGACGCCCAGGCGGCGGCGGCGCGGGCGGCGTGGACGAGCCTGTTCACCGCATCGGGCCTGTCCTTCCCGGCCGATGCGCGCGCCATCGCCTTCCTGAAGGACGTGGAAGCGATCCGCGAGGCGCGGGACGAGTTGCGCCGGCAGGAGGCCGAGGGCGAAACGGCGCGCGCCGCCGTGGCCTTCGACCGCACTTCGGTGGCGGCGCTGAGGCAGGACCTGGGCCTTGCCGCCCTCGGCGATGCCCCCCTGCGCATGGCGGAGATCCGCGATGCGGTGGAGCGGCTGGAGCGCCAGCATCGGGACGTGCGCGACCAGGCGCGCGACCTCGCCCGCCTCGCTCGCACGCGGGACGACCTCGCCCGCCGCAAGGCCGACCTCGACGCCGAGCGCGCCGCCCTCGACGCCGAGGCGGCGGACGTGCTGCCGCGCCTCGCCATCCGTCCCGGCGCGCCGGCCGAGGAGATGCGCGCGGCGCTCGGCCTCTGGCGTTCGGCCACGTCCGAAACGGCCGGGCTGGCGGGGGTCGAGCACCAGATCTCCGCCATCGAGCGCGACGAGGCGGCCTTTGCGGGCCGTGTCGCCGACCTTGCCCGGCGCACGGGCGAGGACCCCGCGGGCGATCCGATCGCCCTGGCGCGGCATCTGCGAAAGCGGCTGGAGGAAGCGCGGCAGGCTTCCGCCCGCGCCCAGGCCGCGCGGGACGCCCTGGACGCCCGCCGGGCCGCCGTCGCCGAGGCGACGCGGGAGCGCGACCGGGCGCATGCGGCGGTCGCCGCCCTGCGGGCGTCTGCCGGCGCGGTGCCGCCCGATGCCTTCGCGGCGGTGCTGGACCGGCTCGACGCGGCCTCGGCCATGGCGGGACGGGCGGAGGAGGCGCGCCGGCGCCTCGCCGACATGTGCCGCGGGCGCGATGTGGCGGCGGTGCGCGCGGCCACAGCCGGGCACGACGACGCCACCCTCGCGGCGCGCGCCGAGGAGGCCGGGGCCGCTCACGCTTTGGCCCGGGCGGCGCGCGACGAGGCGGTGGCGCGCCATGCGGAGGCGGAAGCGGCCCTGCGGGCCCTGGACATGCGCGAAGGCGCGGCCCACGCCGCCCAGGCGGAGCAGGACGCCGCCGCCGCCATCGCCGAGGCGGTGGAGGATTTCGGCCGCAACCACGTGGCGGCGCGGCTTCTCGGCCGCGCCATCGAGCGTTACCGGGAGGCGCACCAGAACCCCATCGTCAGCCGTGCCGCGCAGGCCTTCGCCACCCTCACGCTGGGCCGCTGGAGCGGCATCGGCGTGGACTACGAGGCCTCGACCCCGCGTCTCGGCGCCATGCGGGCCGGCGAGTTCCACGGGGTCGAGAAGCTCTCGGAAGGCACGGCGGACCAGCTCTTCCTCGCCTTGCGCGTCGCCGCCATCGAGGAGCACGCTCGCCGGGCGACGCCGCTGCCCTTCATGGCCGACGATCTCTTCGTCACCTTCGACGAGGCCCGCACCGAGGCGGGCCTGAAGCTCCTGGCCGAGCTGGGCGCGCTGACCCAGGTGATCGTCTTCACCCACCACGCCCATGTGGGCGAGGCGGCCGAGCGGGCCCTGGGCGCCGCCTGCCAGCGCATCCGGCTCTAG
- a CDS encoding alpha-2-macroglobulin family protein, translated as MDLCRRLRNFVRVGALAAGLLAAGSSAYGQQARPALPANPPAAQAPQPPRPASAKTFQRSDLIAGAKRYERLLKRDTTAPAQPLDKARRDAAQALQRNDFRSAAALYASLAVADPNDAGIWLRLARSLAGIKPNEDEDASTFIDNAQAAAFIAYRRAATRAEEGDALTFIGQIYASRSLWNAALDTLKIALEARDTPADRAFYEKLKEEHGFRLVDYTVESDLAAPRVCVQFSEDLATNTDFSAFVQMRGLDKPAVTAEARQICVEGLKHGERYGLVVRPGIPSTAGERTKKPTELTIYVRDRQPSVHFTGRNYVLPRTGQKGIPLSSVNTSAVTVNILRIGDRGLVPTAIQGEFRQGLDSYVRERLADGTAIAVFKGVLEVDSPLNQDVTTAVPVTEAVGKLEPGVYVMTAVPEKGTTDDDYGSEATQWFIVSDLGLTALSGQDGVHVLVRSLGSAEPVAGAEVRLVARSNEVLGTAKADANGHVRFDPGLSRGPAGLAPEVVIARTEAGDYAFLSLKETAFDLTDRGVAGRDSPGALDAFLATERGVYRSGETVHLTALLRDAQGRAAVGVPVILQLVRPDGVDDRRLVVADQSAGGRTVDLPLLKGAMTGTWRIKALTDPKAPPVGEITFLVEDYVPDRVEFDLTAREAALPRTRPVEVLVDGRFLFGAPASGLDVEAETELRAAAERPGFAGFRFGNAEDQVLADRQPVADAPRTDARGRASLRILAADPPRTARPLEVETIVRLVETGGRAVQRTLVIPVAPAGSQIGVKPLFADRVREGEVANFEVVVAGIDDKRLAAPGLTWKLSRLETRYQWYRVSGSWDYEPVKIVTRLAEGRLDARADGPVRLSVPTQYGRYRLDITGDGLPLTSVPFEAGFGGDGNADTPDKLELSLDRAAYATGDTLDATLTARTAGTASVLVLNEGLLEQRFIKVAAGANKVSFKVAEGWGPGAYVVAFMHRPLDVAAGRMPGRAIGLAWFSVNREARTLKVDLGTPKEMRPNAPLAIPVRIGGLAAGEKAYVTVAAVDVGILNLTGYKPPAPDAAIFGQRRLSPEIRDLYGALIDGMQGSAGRLRSGGDGGEGGLQASPPSGPPLALFSGIVEVGPDGTAAVSFPIPAFDGTARVMAMAWSADKLGHASTDVVVRDKVVMLATLPRFLAAGDRSTLNLDLTNVEAPEGEYRLDVSASGAAAVTSPAPAVKLAAKQRQSLRLALEGRGVGPATVTARLTGQGLDITRTYEMNVRPAYPDIERRTVRTLAPGESLTLNKDLLVDLLPGTGSVAVSVTPNSTIDVPALLGALDRYPYGCTEQVTSRALPLISYNELSVLVGRAADPEADQRIRDAIVRVLARQGSDGSFGLWSPGGTDTWLDAYVADFLSRAKEKGFPVPEASFALVLDRLRNVVSLAGADMRSASEGLAYALYVLARNGRAPLGDLRYLADTRLKDLSSPLARAQVGAALALLGDRTRAERAFNVALEGLPATATAPEVGRPDFGSALRDAAALTVLAREAGMEKLAEVALARVDVARTRTERTSTQENAWLILAARSLVASAGNMVLEVDGALTRGPYGRRLTRADLDRGPVVLRNAGPEAVKVVYGVSGAPIAPEPAISKGFTLERRYFSLDGKPADPSKAVQNQRFAVVLTFKEAQSALADVLLVDYLPAGFEIENPNLVEGGDGGFAWLDETSEAGHVEFRDDRFVASVTRQEGEDPFVVAYVVRAVSPGRYAHPPAFVEDMYRPDRFARTAAGTVEVAPAR; from the coding sequence ATGGACCTTTGCCGTCGTCTCCGGAATTTCGTCCGCGTCGGAGCGCTCGCCGCCGGCCTTCTTGCCGCCGGCTCCTCGGCCTACGGCCAGCAGGCGCGGCCGGCGTTGCCGGCCAACCCGCCGGCGGCGCAGGCGCCCCAGCCGCCCCGGCCGGCGAGCGCGAAGACCTTCCAGCGCTCCGACCTGATCGCCGGCGCCAAGCGCTACGAGCGGCTGCTGAAGCGCGACACCACTGCCCCCGCCCAGCCTCTCGACAAGGCCCGGCGTGATGCCGCCCAGGCGTTGCAGCGCAACGATTTCCGCTCGGCGGCGGCGCTCTATGCCAGCCTCGCGGTCGCCGATCCGAACGACGCGGGCATCTGGCTGCGTCTCGCCCGGTCGCTCGCCGGCATCAAGCCCAACGAGGACGAGGACGCCTCCACCTTCATCGACAATGCCCAGGCCGCCGCCTTCATCGCCTACCGCCGCGCCGCCACGCGGGCGGAGGAGGGCGATGCCCTGACCTTCATCGGCCAGATCTACGCCAGCCGCAGCCTGTGGAACGCGGCCCTCGATACGCTGAAGATCGCCCTTGAGGCGCGCGACACGCCGGCCGACCGGGCCTTCTACGAGAAGCTGAAGGAGGAGCACGGCTTCCGCCTCGTGGACTACACGGTGGAGTCCGACCTCGCGGCGCCGCGCGTCTGCGTGCAGTTCTCCGAGGACCTCGCCACCAACACGGATTTCTCCGCCTTCGTGCAGATGCGCGGCCTGGACAAGCCGGCGGTGACCGCCGAGGCCCGGCAGATCTGCGTGGAGGGCCTGAAGCACGGCGAGCGCTACGGCCTCGTGGTGCGCCCCGGCATCCCCTCGACCGCCGGCGAGCGCACGAAGAAGCCCACCGAGCTCACCATCTATGTGCGCGACCGCCAACCCTCCGTGCACTTCACCGGCCGCAACTACGTGCTGCCGCGCACCGGGCAGAAGGGGATCCCGCTCTCCTCGGTGAACACCAGCGCGGTGACGGTGAACATCCTGCGCATCGGCGACCGCGGCCTCGTGCCCACCGCCATCCAGGGCGAGTTCCGGCAGGGGCTCGACAGCTACGTGCGCGAGCGCCTCGCCGACGGCACCGCCATCGCCGTTTTCAAGGGCGTGCTGGAGGTGGACAGCCCGCTCAACCAGGACGTGACCACCGCCGTGCCGGTGACCGAGGCCGTGGGCAAGCTGGAGCCCGGCGTCTACGTGATGACCGCCGTGCCGGAGAAGGGCACCACCGACGACGATTACGGCAGCGAGGCGACCCAGTGGTTCATCGTCTCCGACCTCGGGCTCACCGCCCTGTCGGGGCAGGATGGGGTGCACGTGCTGGTGCGCTCCCTCGGCAGCGCCGAGCCGGTGGCGGGGGCCGAGGTGCGCCTCGTCGCGCGCTCCAACGAGGTGCTGGGCACCGCCAAGGCCGACGCCAACGGCCATGTGCGCTTCGATCCCGGCCTGTCGCGCGGCCCCGCCGGCCTCGCGCCGGAAGTGGTGATCGCCCGCACCGAGGCGGGGGACTATGCCTTCCTCTCCCTCAAGGAGACCGCCTTCGACCTCACCGACCGGGGCGTCGCCGGCCGGGACTCGCCCGGCGCGCTCGATGCGTTCCTCGCCACCGAGCGTGGCGTCTACCGCTCCGGCGAAACCGTTCACCTGACCGCGCTGCTGCGCGACGCCCAGGGCCGTGCTGCGGTGGGCGTGCCGGTCATCCTCCAGCTGGTGCGGCCGGACGGCGTGGACGACCGCCGGCTCGTGGTCGCCGATCAGTCGGCGGGCGGGCGCACCGTGGACCTGCCGCTGCTCAAGGGCGCCATGACCGGCACCTGGCGCATCAAGGCGCTGACCGATCCCAAGGCGCCGCCCGTCGGCGAGATCACCTTCCTGGTCGAGGACTATGTCCCCGACCGGGTGGAGTTCGACCTCACCGCCCGCGAAGCCGCGCTGCCGCGCACCCGCCCGGTGGAGGTGCTGGTGGACGGCCGCTTCCTGTTCGGCGCGCCCGCCTCCGGCCTCGACGTGGAGGCCGAGACCGAACTGCGCGCCGCCGCCGAGCGGCCGGGCTTCGCCGGCTTCCGCTTCGGCAATGCGGAGGACCAGGTGCTCGCCGATCGCCAGCCCGTGGCGGACGCGCCGCGGACCGACGCGCGCGGCCGCGCCAGCCTGCGCATCCTCGCCGCCGATCCGCCCCGCACCGCGCGTCCGCTGGAGGTGGAGACCATCGTGCGCCTCGTGGAGACGGGCGGCCGGGCGGTGCAGCGCACCCTCGTGATCCCCGTGGCACCCGCCGGCAGCCAGATCGGCGTCAAGCCGCTCTTCGCCGATCGGGTGCGCGAAGGGGAGGTGGCGAATTTCGAGGTGGTGGTCGCCGGCATTGACGACAAGCGCCTCGCCGCGCCCGGCCTCACCTGGAAGCTCTCGCGCCTGGAGACCCGCTACCAGTGGTATCGGGTGAGCGGGTCCTGGGACTATGAGCCGGTGAAGATCGTCACCCGCCTCGCCGAGGGCCGGCTCGACGCCAGGGCGGACGGGCCGGTGCGCCTTTCCGTGCCCACTCAGTACGGCCGCTACCGCCTGGACATCACGGGTGACGGGCTGCCGCTCACCAGCGTGCCGTTCGAGGCCGGCTTCGGCGGCGACGGCAATGCGGACACGCCGGACAAGCTGGAGCTGTCCCTCGACCGCGCCGCCTACGCTACCGGGGATACGCTGGATGCCACCCTGACCGCCCGCACCGCCGGCACCGCCTCGGTGCTGGTGCTGAACGAGGGGCTGCTGGAGCAGCGCTTCATCAAGGTCGCAGCCGGCGCCAACAAGGTGAGCTTCAAGGTGGCCGAGGGCTGGGGGCCGGGCGCCTATGTGGTCGCCTTCATGCACCGTCCCCTCGACGTGGCGGCCGGCCGCATGCCGGGCCGCGCCATCGGCCTGGCCTGGTTCTCGGTGAACCGGGAGGCGCGGACCCTGAAGGTGGACCTCGGCACGCCGAAGGAGATGCGCCCCAACGCGCCCCTCGCCATTCCCGTGCGCATCGGCGGCCTCGCCGCGGGCGAGAAGGCCTATGTGACGGTGGCGGCGGTGGACGTGGGCATCCTCAACCTCACAGGCTACAAGCCGCCGGCGCCGGACGCCGCCATCTTCGGCCAGCGGCGTCTTTCGCCGGAAATCCGCGACCTCTATGGCGCGCTCATCGACGGCATGCAGGGCAGCGCCGGCCGGCTGCGTTCGGGCGGCGATGGCGGGGAAGGCGGCCTTCAGGCGAGCCCGCCCTCGGGCCCGCCCCTGGCGCTGTTCTCCGGCATCGTCGAGGTGGGTCCGGACGGCACCGCCGCCGTCTCCTTCCCCATCCCCGCCTTCGACGGCACCGCGCGGGTGATGGCCATGGCGTGGAGCGCCGACAAGCTCGGCCACGCCTCGACCGACGTGGTGGTGCGCGACAAGGTGGTGATGCTCGCCACCCTGCCGCGCTTCCTCGCCGCCGGCGACCGCTCCACCCTCAACCTCGATTTGACCAACGTGGAGGCGCCGGAGGGCGAATACCGCCTCGACGTCTCGGCCAGCGGCGCCGCGGCGGTGACTTCGCCCGCGCCCGCCGTGAAGCTCGCGGCAAAGCAGCGCCAGTCCCTGCGCCTTGCCCTGGAGGGCCGGGGCGTCGGGCCGGCCACGGTCACTGCCCGGTTGACCGGGCAGGGGCTCGACATCACCCGCACCTACGAGATGAACGTGCGCCCGGCCTATCCGGACATCGAGCGGCGCACGGTGCGCACCCTCGCCCCCGGCGAGAGCCTGACGCTCAACAAGGACCTGCTCGTCGACCTCCTGCCGGGCACCGGCAGCGTGGCGGTGAGCGTGACGCCCAATTCCACCATCGACGTGCCGGCCTTGCTCGGCGCCCTCGACCGCTACCCCTATGGCTGCACCGAGCAGGTGACCAGCCGCGCCCTGCCGCTCATCTCCTACAACGAGCTCAGCGTGCTGGTGGGCCGCGCGGCCGATCCGGAGGCGGACCAGCGCATCCGCGACGCCATCGTCCGGGTGCTGGCGCGGCAGGGGTCGGACGGCTCGTTCGGCCTGTGGTCGCCGGGCGGCACCGATACCTGGCTCGACGCCTATGTGGCGGACTTCCTGTCGCGGGCGAAGGAGAAGGGCTTCCCGGTGCCGGAGGCCTCCTTCGCCCTCGTTCTCGACCGGCTGCGCAACGTGGTGAGCCTCGCCGGCGCCGACATGCGCTCGGCCAGCGAGGGGCTGGCCTATGCCCTCTACGTGCTCGCCCGCAACGGCCGCGCGCCGCTGGGCGACCTGCGCTATCTCGCCGACACCCGGCTGAAGGATCTGTCCTCGCCCCTCGCCAGGGCGCAGGTGGGTGCCGCGCTGGCCCTGCTCGGCGACCGTACCCGCGCCGAGCGGGCCTTCAACGTGGCGCTGGAAGGCCTTCCGGCGACGGCGACCGCACCGGAGGTGGGCCGCCCCGACTTCGGCTCGGCCCTGCGCGACGCGGCGGCGCTCACCGTGCTCGCCCGCGAGGCCGGGATGGAGAAGCTCGCCGAGGTGGCGCTCGCCCGCGTGGACGTGGCGCGCACCCGCACCGAGCGCACCTCTACCCAGGAGAATGCGTGGCTGATCCTTGCCGCCCGCAGCCTCGTCGCCAGCGCCGGCAACATGGTGCTGGAGGTGGACGGCGCGCTCACCCGCGGTCCCTATGGCCGCAGGCTCACCCGCGCCGATCTCGATCGCGGGCCGGTGGTCCTGCGCAATGCCGGGCCGGAGGCGGTGAAGGTGGTGTACGGCGTCTCGGGCGCCCCCATCGCGCCGGAGCCGGCAATCTCCAAGGGGTTCACCCTGGAACGGCGCTACTTCAGCCTCGACGGCAAGCCGGCCGATCCGTCCAAGGCGGTGCAGAACCAGCGCTTCGCCGTGGTGCTCACCTTCAAGGAGGCGCAAAGCGCGCTCGCCGACGTGCTCCTCGTGGACTACCTGCCGGCCGGGTTCGAGATCGAGAATCCGAACCTCGTCGAGGGCGGGGACGGCGGCTTCGCCTGGCTCGACGAGACCAGCGAGGCCGGCCACGTGGAGTTCCGCGACGACCGCTTCGTCGCCTCGGTGACGCGGCAGGAGGGCGAGGACCCGTTCGTGGTCGCCTATGTGGTGCGGGCCGTCTCGCCCGGCCGCTACGCGCATCCGCCGGCCTTCGTGGAGGACATGTACCGGCCGGACCGCTTCGCCCGCACCGCCGCCGGCACCGTGGAGGTCGCGCCCGCCCGATGA
- a CDS encoding glycosyltransferase — protein MLSVVIATHNSERQLVPVLSALVQGVTAGVLRDVILVDSGSTDGTATIADAAGCTLLHSVNDMGLRLRQGAAQSRGRWLLFLSPCSILEEGWAREVMTFIETAERRGQADRIAATFRLAVDGYGIGPRIGEAMAVARLALLGLPRAGQGLLISRKHYERLGGHPAGVKAERRLVARIGRRRIHLLRPHVLLPERAEG, from the coding sequence GTGCTGTCCGTCGTCATCGCAACGCACAATTCCGAACGCCAGCTGGTCCCCGTCCTGTCCGCGCTGGTGCAGGGGGTGACGGCCGGCGTCCTGCGCGATGTGATCCTGGTGGATTCGGGCTCCACCGACGGCACCGCCACCATCGCCGATGCCGCCGGCTGCACGCTGCTCCATTCGGTGAACGACATGGGCCTGCGCCTGCGCCAGGGCGCCGCGCAGTCGCGCGGGCGGTGGCTGCTGTTCCTGTCGCCGTGCTCCATCCTGGAAGAGGGCTGGGCGCGGGAGGTGATGACCTTCATCGAGACCGCGGAGCGGCGCGGCCAGGCGGATCGCATCGCCGCCACCTTCCGCCTCGCGGTGGACGGCTACGGCATCGGGCCGCGGATCGGGGAGGCCATGGCGGTGGCCCGCCTCGCTCTGCTCGGCTTGCCCCGCGCCGGGCAGGGGCTGTTGATTTCGCGCAAGCATTACGAGCGGCTCGGTGGCCATCCCGCCGGGGTGAAGGCGGAGCGGCGCCTGGTGGCGCGGATCGGGCGCCGGCGCATCCACCTGCTGCGTCCCCACGTGCTCCTGCCCGAGCGCGCCGAGGGCTGA
- a CDS encoding metallophosphoesterase family protein: MPSAFSFLHAADIHLDSPLRGLARREKEHARAFLDASRRALENLVAAAVAEKVAFVLIAGDVYDGDWKDFATGQFFVRQMGLLGRAGIRVFMIRGNHDAASVMSRDLPLPDNVRLLSDTAVESVALPELGVVLHGRGFAERAEAVNLARDYPAAVAGQFNIGLLHTSLTGRDGHNTYAPCTVEDLVRAGYDYWALGHIHRREVVNAQPAIVFPGNLQGRHARESGPKGATLVRVADGRITELEALTLDAARFAHQRLDLAGIADLADVTGLARAAIAEAAAEAGGRPLALRLTFTGQTPLHGHFLASPEQVAQDMQAHAYETGADILIEKVRFETRAPGGAGDLGLPGFADVLAEAAADPALRADVAATLKELRAKIPSDVLEAMGLAGLDEAAMADAALAAAGEEIAARLSDPASGAAAGGEAER, translated from the coding sequence ATGCCGTCCGCCTTCTCCTTCCTGCACGCCGCCGACATCCATCTCGACAGCCCGCTGCGCGGCCTCGCCCGGCGGGAGAAGGAACACGCGCGCGCCTTCCTCGACGCCTCGCGCCGGGCGCTGGAGAACCTCGTCGCCGCGGCGGTGGCCGAGAAGGTCGCCTTCGTCCTCATCGCCGGCGACGTCTATGACGGCGACTGGAAGGACTTCGCCACCGGCCAATTCTTTGTGCGGCAGATGGGGTTGCTCGGCCGCGCCGGCATCCGCGTGTTCATGATCCGCGGCAACCACGACGCCGCCTCGGTGATGAGCCGCGATCTGCCGCTGCCGGACAACGTCCGCCTCCTCTCCGACACGGCGGTGGAGAGCGTCGCGCTGCCTGAGCTGGGCGTCGTGCTGCACGGGCGCGGCTTTGCCGAGCGGGCCGAGGCGGTGAATCTCGCCCGCGACTATCCGGCGGCGGTGGCGGGGCAGTTCAACATCGGCCTGCTCCACACCTCCCTCACCGGGCGCGATGGGCACAACACCTATGCCCCCTGCACGGTGGAGGACCTGGTGCGCGCCGGCTACGACTACTGGGCGCTCGGCCACATCCACCGGCGCGAGGTGGTGAACGCGCAGCCGGCCATCGTCTTTCCCGGCAACCTGCAGGGCCGCCACGCCCGCGAGAGCGGACCCAAGGGCGCCACCCTCGTGCGCGTCGCCGACGGGCGCATCACCGAGCTGGAGGCGCTCACGCTGGATGCCGCGCGCTTCGCGCACCAGCGCCTCGATCTCGCCGGCATCGCCGATCTCGCCGACGTGACCGGCCTGGCGCGGGCCGCCATCGCCGAGGCGGCGGCGGAGGCGGGCGGGCGGCCGCTGGCGCTGCGCCTCACCTTTACCGGGCAGACGCCGCTCCACGGGCATTTCCTCGCAAGCCCCGAGCAGGTGGCGCAGGACATGCAGGCGCATGCCTACGAGACCGGCGCCGATATCCTCATCGAGAAGGTGCGGTTCGAGACGCGCGCCCCCGGCGGCGCCGGCGACCTCGGCCTGCCCGGCTTCGCCGACGTCCTCGCCGAGGCGGCGGCGGACCCGGCCCTGCGCGCCGACGTGGCGGCGACTTTGAAGGAGCTGCGCGCCAAGATCCCTTCGGACGTGCTGGAGGCCATGGGCCTGGCCGGCCTCGACGAGGCCGCCATGGCCGATGCCGCCCTCGCGGCGGCCGGGGAGGAAATCGCCGCCCGCCTGTCCGATCCCGCGTCCGGCGCCGCGGCCGGGGGGGAGGCGGAGCGATGA